One window of the Actinomycetota bacterium genome contains the following:
- the ugpC gene encoding sn-glycerol-3-phosphate ABC transporter ATP-binding protein UgpC, whose product MADIAIEEATKVYPDGTEAVADLDLAIADGEFVVLVGPSGCGKTTALRMVAGLEEISSGTVRIGGRVVNDLPPKDRDVAMVFQNYALYPHMSVYDNMAFALKIRKMGKDEISRRVNDAAGILGLEEYLQRKPKALSGGQRQRVAMGRAIVREPRAFLMDEPLSNLDAKLRVQMRAEIAKLQQDLGVTTIYVTHDQIEAMTMGDRVAVLKQGRLQQVDVPQVLYDRPANLFVAGFIGSPAMNLVDASLDLEGDRMVVTFGSTTLELDDRVLDRRPSLRGCAGRRMVVGIRPEDLEDAAMTADGPRGRRMTATVDLLEALGSEVLAHFTVDAPPVVTDDTKELVRDLGTTEQLEALAAEGTSSFVARLDPRSAARRGAPVELAVDVERMHFFDLDDGRSIFDD is encoded by the coding sequence ATGGCCGACATCGCGATCGAGGAAGCCACGAAGGTCTACCCCGACGGCACGGAGGCGGTCGCCGACTTGGACCTGGCGATCGCCGACGGCGAGTTCGTGGTGCTCGTCGGGCCCTCCGGCTGCGGGAAGACCACCGCCCTGCGCATGGTCGCCGGCCTCGAGGAGATCTCGAGCGGCACCGTGCGCATCGGTGGCCGCGTCGTGAACGACCTGCCGCCGAAGGATCGCGACGTCGCGATGGTGTTCCAGAACTACGCGCTGTACCCGCACATGTCCGTGTACGACAACATGGCCTTCGCCTTGAAGATCCGGAAGATGGGCAAGGACGAGATCTCTCGGCGCGTGAACGATGCCGCGGGGATCCTCGGGCTGGAGGAGTACCTGCAGCGTAAGCCGAAGGCGCTGTCGGGCGGACAGCGCCAGCGGGTGGCGATGGGCCGGGCGATCGTGCGGGAGCCGCGGGCGTTCCTGATGGACGAGCCCCTGTCGAACCTCGACGCGAAGCTCCGCGTACAGATGCGTGCCGAGATCGCGAAGCTGCAGCAGGACCTCGGCGTCACGACGATCTACGTCACCCACGACCAGATCGAGGCGATGACGATGGGCGATCGCGTCGCGGTGCTGAAGCAGGGGCGCCTGCAGCAGGTCGACGTCCCTCAGGTGCTGTACGACCGACCCGCGAACCTGTTCGTGGCCGGCTTCATCGGCTCGCCGGCGATGAACCTCGTCGACGCGTCCCTCGATCTCGAGGGCGACCGCATGGTGGTGACGTTCGGCTCGACGACCCTCGAGCTCGACGACCGCGTGCTCGACCGCCGTCCGTCGCTCCGGGGGTGCGCAGGTCGCCGCATGGTCGTGGGCATCCGTCCCGAGGATCTGGAGGACGCCGCGATGACCGCGGACGGTCCCCGAGGACGTCGCATGACCGCCACGGTCGACCTGCTGGAGGCGCTGGGCTCGGAGGTACTCGCCCATTTCACGGTCGACGCGCCCCCCGTCGTGACCGACGATACGAAGGAGCTGGTTCGCGATCTCGGCACCACCGAACAGCTCGAGGCCCTGGCCGCCGAGGGCACCTCGAGCTTCGTGGCGCGCCTCGATCCGCGCAGCGCGGCGAGACGGGGCGCGCCGGTCGAGCTGGCGGTCGACGTCGAGCGCATGCATTTCTTCGATCTCGACGATGGGCGAAGCATCTTCGACGACTGA
- a CDS encoding carbohydrate ABC transporter permease has protein sequence MATTIERPAAGERADAATRQPRLPGQGRHTLSRLALYALLSVFGVIAAVPFVWMILGSFKTGAELRQTPPTFWPQDPTLANYETILSDPDLPLALFYRNSLFVAVTVVIATLFTSSLLGYVFAKYEFRGRQPLFWFVLATMMIPAQVTMIPAYLILVQLGLLNNLWGLVLPSFVDAFGIFLMRQFMFSIPDDEIWSARVDGASEWRIYRSVVLPQLKPALATLGMLTFMFHWNAYLWPLIVLTEQDKRTLPIILTWYETQHTAQPNLVMAASVLMVIPVLIVFGLSQRWIVRGLTLTGTK, from the coding sequence GTGGCGACGACGATCGAACGACCGGCTGCAGGCGAGCGGGCGGATGCCGCGACGCGCCAGCCTCGGCTGCCGGGGCAGGGGCGCCACACCCTCAGCCGCCTCGCCCTCTACGCGCTGCTCTCGGTCTTCGGGGTGATCGCGGCCGTCCCGTTCGTCTGGATGATCCTGGGATCGTTCAAGACCGGCGCGGAGCTGCGACAGACCCCGCCGACGTTCTGGCCCCAGGATCCGACGCTCGCGAACTACGAGACCATCCTGAGCGACCCCGACCTGCCGCTCGCGCTCTTCTACCGGAACTCCCTGTTCGTGGCCGTCACGGTCGTGATCGCCACGCTGTTCACGAGTTCGCTGCTCGGATACGTCTTCGCGAAGTACGAGTTCCGCGGGCGCCAGCCGCTGTTCTGGTTCGTGCTCGCGACGATGATGATCCCGGCGCAGGTCACGATGATCCCGGCGTACCTGATCCTCGTGCAGCTGGGGCTGCTGAACAACCTGTGGGGACTGGTGCTGCCGTCGTTCGTCGACGCGTTCGGCATCTTCCTGATGCGGCAGTTCATGTTCTCGATCCCCGACGACGAGATCTGGTCGGCGCGGGTCGACGGCGCGTCGGAGTGGCGCATCTACCGCTCGGTCGTGCTGCCGCAGCTGAAGCCGGCGCTCGCCACCCTCGGCATGCTCACGTTCATGTTCCACTGGAACGCGTACCTGTGGCCGCTGATCGTGCTGACCGAGCAGGACAAGCGCACGCTGCCGATCATCCTCACGTGGTACGAGACGCAGCACACCGCGCAGCCCAACCTCGTGATGGCCGCCTCGGTGCTGATGGTGATCCCGGTGCTGATCGTCTTCGGGCTCTCGCAGCGCTGGATCGTGCGCGGCTTGACCCTCACGGGCACGAAATGA
- the deoC gene encoding deoxyribose-phosphate aldolase has protein sequence MVARATAVDAVGLEGRAAALATRSIKRDAKIWGLELAIRCMDLTTLEGTDTTGKIVAMCAKAVRPDPMRPDVPSVAAVCLYPQLVPVAVEQLRGTGVAVASVAGGFPSGLGPLDARLQEIRDVAAAGADEVDIVLNRSLFLGGRYAEAFEELVAAREAAVSTRLKVILETGELGSYDRVRQASMLSMAAGADFIKTSTGKIGVNATLPTALCMMEAARDFHDQAGRKVGIKVAGGVRRAKQSLQYLVLVHETLGPDWMTPERFRIGASSLLNDVLMQLEKERTGHYSGPDYFTID, from the coding sequence ATCGTGGCTCGCGCCACCGCGGTCGACGCCGTCGGCCTCGAGGGCAGGGCTGCGGCGCTCGCGACCCGGTCGATCAAGCGGGACGCCAAGATCTGGGGGCTCGAGCTCGCGATCCGGTGCATGGACCTCACGACGCTCGAGGGCACGGACACCACCGGCAAGATCGTGGCGATGTGCGCCAAAGCGGTCCGTCCCGACCCGATGCGGCCCGACGTGCCGAGCGTGGCCGCGGTCTGTCTGTACCCACAGCTCGTGCCGGTGGCGGTCGAGCAGCTGCGCGGCACCGGCGTCGCGGTCGCGAGCGTGGCCGGAGGGTTCCCCTCGGGCCTCGGACCGCTCGACGCCCGGCTGCAGGAGATCCGAGACGTCGCCGCGGCCGGCGCCGACGAGGTCGACATCGTGCTGAACCGGTCGCTGTTCCTCGGTGGACGGTACGCGGAGGCGTTCGAAGAGCTCGTCGCCGCTCGCGAGGCCGCCGTCTCGACGCGCCTCAAGGTGATCCTCGAGACGGGGGAGCTCGGTTCCTACGACCGCGTCCGACAAGCGTCGATGCTCTCGATGGCCGCGGGCGCCGACTTCATCAAGACGTCGACCGGCAAGATCGGCGTCAACGCGACCCTGCCGACCGCGCTCTGCATGATGGAGGCCGCGCGCGACTTCCACGATCAGGCGGGGCGGAAGGTCGGCATCAAGGTGGCCGGGGGTGTGCGCCGCGCCAAGCAGTCACTGCAGTACCTCGTGCTGGTGCACGAGACGCTCGGGCCCGATTGGATGACGCCCGAGCGCTTCCGCATCGGGGCCTCGAGCCTGCTGAACGACGTGCTGATGCAACTCGAGAAGGAACGCACCGGTCACTACTCTGGGCCGGACTACTTCACGATCGACTGA
- a CDS encoding alpha-glucosidase/alpha-galactosidase, translated as MTTVTLIGAGSAEFAAELVTDFLSVDALPEGQFRLVDTDPVRLELARRFAEHLIERTGKAWTVRADVDRAAVLAGSDVVINTIEVAGLRNVRHDYDIPLRHGVDQCIGDTIGPGGLFKAFRTIPAWLEILGDIERSCPEALVLNHTNPMSMMVLAASRASSIPVYGMCHSVHYTVEQLAEYLEADLARLTFRAAGVNHLAWITELWLDGEDAYPMLRERGRVPEVWEQDPVRFELMFHLGRFPTESSGHVSEYLPSFRSHPETLKRYARPGYRGESGYYANNWPTWRTESDERLARVLAGDEEYPMERGGEYPSRIVEAMATGEPVGVYVNVPNDGWIANLERGGVVEVEAVVDRDGIRPQRFGALPPQLAALDRRHLEIHDLAVTALLERDRELAVQALMLDPLTSAVCAPAEIRAMFDEMVAAEREDLPSFLEI; from the coding sequence ATGACGACGGTCACCCTGATCGGGGCGGGAAGCGCGGAGTTCGCTGCCGAGCTGGTGACCGACTTCCTCTCGGTCGACGCCTTGCCCGAAGGGCAGTTCCGTCTCGTCGACACCGATCCGGTCCGGCTCGAGCTCGCCCGCCGGTTCGCCGAGCACCTGATCGAGCGGACCGGCAAGGCGTGGACCGTGCGGGCCGACGTCGACCGCGCGGCCGTACTCGCCGGCAGCGACGTCGTGATCAACACGATCGAGGTGGCGGGGCTGCGCAACGTACGCCACGACTACGACATCCCGCTGCGCCACGGGGTCGACCAGTGCATCGGCGACACGATCGGGCCCGGCGGGCTCTTCAAGGCGTTCCGCACGATCCCGGCGTGGCTCGAGATCCTGGGGGATATCGAGCGGTCGTGTCCCGAGGCGCTCGTGCTGAACCACACGAACCCGATGTCGATGATGGTGCTCGCCGCCTCGCGGGCTTCGTCGATCCCCGTCTATGGCATGTGCCACTCGGTGCACTACACCGTCGAACAGCTCGCGGAGTACCTCGAGGCCGACCTCGCCAGGCTGACGTTCCGGGCGGCCGGCGTGAACCACCTGGCGTGGATCACGGAGCTCTGGCTCGACGGCGAAGACGCCTACCCGATGCTGCGCGAGCGGGGTCGCGTGCCCGAGGTCTGGGAGCAGGACCCCGTGCGCTTCGAGCTGATGTTCCACCTCGGCCGGTTTCCGACCGAGTCCAGCGGGCACGTGAGCGAGTACCTCCCCTCCTTCCGGTCGCACCCCGAGACGTTGAAGCGATACGCGCGGCCCGGGTACCGAGGGGAGTCGGGCTACTACGCGAACAACTGGCCGACGTGGCGGACCGAGAGCGACGAACGGCTCGCCCGCGTGCTCGCCGGCGACGAGGAGTACCCGATGGAGCGCGGCGGCGAGTATCCCTCGCGCATCGTCGAGGCGATGGCCACCGGCGAGCCCGTCGGTGTGTACGTGAACGTCCCCAACGACGGCTGGATCGCGAACCTCGAGCGGGGCGGTGTGGTCGAGGTGGAGGCGGTCGTCGACCGCGACGGCATCCGTCCGCAGCGGTTCGGGGCGTTGCCTCCGCAGCTCGCCGCGCTCGATCGGCGGCATCTGGAGATCCACGACCTCGCCGTGACGGCGCTGCTCGAACGCGATCGGGAGCTCGCGGTGCAGGCGTTGATGCTCGACCCGCTCACCTCGGCCGTCTGCGCCCCGGCTGAGATCCGCGCGATGTTCGACGAGATGGTGGCTGCCGAACGCGAGGACCTACCATCGTTCCTCGAGATATGA
- a CDS encoding cupredoxin domain-containing protein, which translates to MPRRTILAAGSSAALVLALAACGGGEEAPTCENPRTTASVAMGDFVYDPGCVEVAPGDELEIVNDGKAPHTFSVEADAADAEVDVPAGERATLTIPALEAGTYRVVCTYHPQMEGALRVTG; encoded by the coding sequence ATGCCACGCAGGACGATCCTCGCCGCCGGATCGAGCGCCGCGCTCGTGCTCGCGCTCGCCGCGTGCGGCGGCGGCGAGGAGGCGCCGACGTGTGAGAACCCTCGAACCACGGCCAGCGTGGCGATGGGCGACTTCGTCTACGACCCCGGCTGCGTCGAGGTCGCGCCGGGCGACGAGCTCGAGATCGTGAACGACGGCAAGGCGCCCCACACGTTCTCGGTCGAGGCCGATGCCGCCGACGCCGAGGTTGACGTGCCGGCGGGCGAACGGGCGACGCTCACGATCCCGGCGCTCGAGGCCGGCACATACCGGGTCGTCTGTACCTACCACCCGCAGATGGAAGGTGCGCTCCGCGTCACGGGGTAG